The region CCCGCGCCTTAAAATAGTGGCCGCGCTGGCCCTGGTGCTGGCGGTTTCACTGGCGCAGGCGCTGGTCCCGCTGACCATCTTGCTGGCAGGCACACTGCTGATCGCTCGAATAGCGCGAGTGCCTCTCAATTATCTGCTGCGAGGCCTTGTGTTAGGGTTGCCAATTCTGGCCCTCATTTTTGTCACTCAACTTCTCTTTCAGGGTTGGAGCGAGCCGGCGGGACAGGTTTACCTGGAATGGGGCTGGCTGCGCCTGACCCATTTTAGCCTGCACCTGGTTCTCATTGGCCTGCTGCGCATTATTTGTTTTATCTTTATCACCAGTCTGCTGACCATGACCACCACCACCACCGAACTGACTCATGGGGTGGAGAAACTGCTCAACCCCTTCCGGCGTTTGGGCGTGCCCTCCCACGAGCTGGCCCTGATCAACATGATTGCCCTGCGTTTTGTGCCCACGTTTGCCGGGG is a window of Anaerolineae bacterium DNA encoding:
- a CDS encoding energy-coupling factor transporter transmembrane protein EcfT codes for the protein MSNFELLRNVTIGQYIPTNSGVHQLDPRLKIVAALALVLAVSLAQALVPLTILLAGTLLIARIARVPLNYLLRGLVLGLPILALIFVTQLLFQGWSEPAGQVYLEWGWLRLTHFSLHLVLIGLLRIICFIFITSLLTMTTTTTELTHGVEKLLNPFRRLGVPSHELALINMIALRFVPTFAGEMEQVMKAQASRGADFGQTKVWRPDKAARLYLPLIVPLFINAFRRAEELIWAMEARCYLGGAGRTKFIILKSGKRDYLVGLAVLIFCLIIIFIPWPSARDILFLMGVGNG